A stretch of the Neodiprion lecontei isolate iyNeoLeco1 chromosome 4, iyNeoLeco1.1, whole genome shotgun sequence genome encodes the following:
- the LOC107221565 gene encoding regulator of microtubule dynamics protein 1 isoform X2, translating into MSDINSPRLIATAVAAAFGVIGAVGLFVYQKIREQQQTERVRRDLDKMGETMAELQAQLDLLRLQQNQRRNRERISRRKPNLKNSSTYSATDNDTDVDAFSTADTEFDDDEFFDFSDMESGDGDNERISGPTNELDRTLAETDKLIEASELRPGSECEEALSTLRNLLVKYPDNIEVIWRLARACHRCSTNATETSKKLALIVEGLKPCERFEEADSADFHKWYAILIGSHGMFLSTKEKIEGGYRFKKHLNKALEIRPEDPVLHHLSGRFKFEVAGLTWIERKVASTLFAEPPSATYEEAIVDFERAEELTIKPFKDNKLLLGKCYVAVGRYQDAIRWFEETSNIPTVSEEDRVSQNEADQLLSKYSKYRS; encoded by the exons ATGAGTGATATAAACTCTCCGCGACTGATTGCGACTGCAGTTGCTGCAGCGTTTGGCGTTATTGGGGCTGTGGGTCTGTTCGTGTACCAGAAAATAAGAGAACAACAACAGACCGAAAGAGTCAGACGAGATTTGGATAAAATGGGTGAAACTATGGCCGAACTACAAGCACAGTTGGATCTTTTGAG ATTACAGCAAAATCAACGCAGGAATCGAGAAAGAATATCGCGACGAAAGCCGAATCTTAAAAATAGCAGCACTTATTCTGCAACAGATAATGACACTGACGTAGACGCCTTTTCAACAGCTGACACAGAGTTTGACGATGATGAATTCTTTGATTTCTCCGACATGGAGTCAGGCGATGGAGACAATGAAAG GATCTCAGGACCAACAAACGAACTGGACAGAACGCtcgctgaaacagacaaactAATTGAAGCATCGGAACTACGTCCAGGTAGCGAGTGTGAAGAGGCTCTTAGTACACTACGTAATCTACTTGTTAAATATCCAGATAATATTGAAGTTATATGGAGGCTGGCAAGAGCTTGTCACAGATGCTCCACAAATGCTACGGAGACAAGTAAAAAGCTCGCTCTTATCGTCGAAG GTCTCAAGCCTTGCGAAAGATTTGAAGAAGCAGACAGCGCAGACTTTCACAAGTGGTATGCAATATTGATAGGATCACACGGAATGTTTCTTTCtactaaagaaaaaatagaaggTGGCTACCGCTTCAAAAAACATCTCAACAAAGCATTAGAAATCAGACCAGAAGACCCGGTACTTCATCATTTATCGGGAAGGTTCAAATTTGAAGTTGCTGGCTTAACCTGGATTGAGAGAAAG GTTGCGTCAACATTGTTCGCAGAACCTCCAAGTGCAACTTACGAGGAAGCGATTGTTGATTTTGAACGTGCCGAAGAATTGACGATAAAGCCATTTAAAGATAACAAATTACTTCTCGGTAAATGTTATGTAGCAGTTGGGCGTTATCAAGATGCAATCAGATGGTTCGAAGAAACTAGCAACATTCCGACAGTTAGCGAAGAAGACCGTGTTTCGCAAAATGAGGCCGATCAACTTTTATCAAAATACTCTAAATATCGTTCATAA
- the LOC107221565 gene encoding regulator of microtubule dynamics protein 3 isoform X3: MYSMNQESVRMRKAPHTMSDINSPRLIATAVAAAFGVIGAVGLFVYQKIREQQQTERVRRDLDKMGETMAELQAQLDLLRLQQNQRRNRERISRRKPNLKNSSTYSATDNDTDVDAFSTADTEFDDDEFFDFSDMESGDGDNERISGPTNELDRTLAETDKLIEASELRPGSECEEALSTLRNLLVKYPDNIEVIWRLARACHRCSTNATETSKKLALIVEGLKPCERFEEADSADFHKWYAILIGSHGMFLSTKEKIEGGYRFKKHLNKALEIRPEDPVLHHLSGRFKFEVAGLTWIERKNLQVQLTRKRLLILNVPKN, translated from the exons ATGTATTCCATGAACCAAGAGTCCGTCAGAATGAGAAAAGCTCCCCA CACCATGAGTGATATAAACTCTCCGCGACTGATTGCGACTGCAGTTGCTGCAGCGTTTGGCGTTATTGGGGCTGTGGGTCTGTTCGTGTACCAGAAAATAAGAGAACAACAACAGACCGAAAGAGTCAGACGAGATTTGGATAAAATGGGTGAAACTATGGCCGAACTACAAGCACAGTTGGATCTTTTGAG ATTACAGCAAAATCAACGCAGGAATCGAGAAAGAATATCGCGACGAAAGCCGAATCTTAAAAATAGCAGCACTTATTCTGCAACAGATAATGACACTGACGTAGACGCCTTTTCAACAGCTGACACAGAGTTTGACGATGATGAATTCTTTGATTTCTCCGACATGGAGTCAGGCGATGGAGACAATGAAAG GATCTCAGGACCAACAAACGAACTGGACAGAACGCtcgctgaaacagacaaactAATTGAAGCATCGGAACTACGTCCAGGTAGCGAGTGTGAAGAGGCTCTTAGTACACTACGTAATCTACTTGTTAAATATCCAGATAATATTGAAGTTATATGGAGGCTGGCAAGAGCTTGTCACAGATGCTCCACAAATGCTACGGAGACAAGTAAAAAGCTCGCTCTTATCGTCGAAG GTCTCAAGCCTTGCGAAAGATTTGAAGAAGCAGACAGCGCAGACTTTCACAAGTGGTATGCAATATTGATAGGATCACACGGAATGTTTCTTTCtactaaagaaaaaatagaaggTGGCTACCGCTTCAAAAAACATCTCAACAAAGCATTAGAAATCAGACCAGAAGACCCGGTACTTCATCATTTATCGGGAAGGTTCAAATTTGAAGTTGCTGGCTTAACCTGGATTGAGAGAAAG AACCTCCAAGTGCAACTTACGAGGAAGCGATTGTTGATTTTGAACGTGCCGAAGAATTGA
- the LOC107221563 gene encoding lysocardiolipin acyltransferase 1: MRALLRGALYCALWYGSIVAGFLFIACPLLPVLLLSPIRFRKCADLLFSCWELYPTGLLELFGVKILVSGDHISPYESAILVMNHRTRVDWNFLWAAMYQACMPEVAAHKLKFILKDPIRHIPGPGWVMQMNGFLYITRHWEEDRGRLSNSLDYLVALGRRCQLLIFPEGTDLTPNSKEKSDNYAAKHGLPKYQYTLHPKTTGFSYLARHLHQAQYLDAVYDLTIAYPDYVPQSEVDLVRGKLPKEVHFHVKRIPATDVPTDDLMLRQWLEKRWHQKETTLQEFSKGKAFPGKVWPMASSLPLRAAIGFWSLLTGATVLLLVISPLFQLWALVHSALFVALSLFSTGFNQIEMGWYWRWKTQS; the protein is encoded by the exons ATGCGAGCGCTGTTGCGCGGAGCACTCTACTGTGCTTTGTGGTACGGCAGCATCGTCGCTGGATTTTTATTCATAGCATGCCCACTTTTGCCTGTATTACTACTGAGCCCTataagatttcgaaaatgtGCAGATTTGCTATTTTCATGTTGGGAACTTTATCCAACG GGATTACTCGAGTTGTTCGGTGTAAAGATTCTGGTATCGGGAGATCACATTTCCCCCTATGAATCAGCCATTCTTGTTATGAACCATAGAACCAGAGttgattggaattttttatGGGCAGCAATGTACCAGGCATGTATGCCAGAAGTTGCTGCtcataaattgaaattcattctCAAAGATCCCATTCGACATATTCCAGGGCCAG GGTGGGTGATGCAGATGAATGGCTTCCTTTACATAACGCGGCACTGGGAGGAAGACCGAGGACGTTTGTCAAACTCACTGGATTATTTAGTGGCACTAGGCAGGCGGTGTCAACTTTTAATATTCCCTGAAGGAACAGATTTAACTCCAAACAGTAAAGAAAAGTCCGACAACTACGCGGCCAAACATGGCTTGCCAAAATATCAATACACGTTGCATCCAAAAACAACCGGGTTCAGTTACTTGGCACGTCATCTTCACCAGGCTCAGTACCTTGATGCTGTTTACGATCTGACAATAGCATATCCTGACTATGTACCACAATCAGAGGTGGATCTAGTGAGGGGAAAATTACCCAAGGAGGTCCATTTCCACGTCAAGCGTATTCCTGCTACCGATGTCCCAACAGATGACTTGATGCTGCGACAGTGGCTGGAGAAGAGGTGGCATCAAAAAGAAACAACTCTTCAAGAATTCTCCAAAGGGAAAGCTTTTCCAGGTAAAGTGTGGCCAATGGCTTCTTCCTTGCCTCTGAGAGCCGCTATTGGATTTTGGAGTTTGCTAACAG GTGCAACGGTTCTGTTACTCGTTATTTCTCCGTTATTTCAACTATGGGCTTTAGTACATTCAGCTTTATTTGTTGCCCTCTCCTTGTTCAGCACTGGTTTCAATCAAATTGAAATGGGATGGTATTGGCGCTGGAAAACTCAAAgttaa
- the LOC107221565 gene encoding regulator of microtubule dynamics protein 1 isoform X1, producing the protein MYSMNQESVRMRKAPHTMSDINSPRLIATAVAAAFGVIGAVGLFVYQKIREQQQTERVRRDLDKMGETMAELQAQLDLLRLQQNQRRNRERISRRKPNLKNSSTYSATDNDTDVDAFSTADTEFDDDEFFDFSDMESGDGDNERISGPTNELDRTLAETDKLIEASELRPGSECEEALSTLRNLLVKYPDNIEVIWRLARACHRCSTNATETSKKLALIVEGLKPCERFEEADSADFHKWYAILIGSHGMFLSTKEKIEGGYRFKKHLNKALEIRPEDPVLHHLSGRFKFEVAGLTWIERKVASTLFAEPPSATYEEAIVDFERAEELTIKPFKDNKLLLGKCYVAVGRYQDAIRWFEETSNIPTVSEEDRVSQNEADQLLSKYSKYRS; encoded by the exons ATGTATTCCATGAACCAAGAGTCCGTCAGAATGAGAAAAGCTCCCCA CACCATGAGTGATATAAACTCTCCGCGACTGATTGCGACTGCAGTTGCTGCAGCGTTTGGCGTTATTGGGGCTGTGGGTCTGTTCGTGTACCAGAAAATAAGAGAACAACAACAGACCGAAAGAGTCAGACGAGATTTGGATAAAATGGGTGAAACTATGGCCGAACTACAAGCACAGTTGGATCTTTTGAG ATTACAGCAAAATCAACGCAGGAATCGAGAAAGAATATCGCGACGAAAGCCGAATCTTAAAAATAGCAGCACTTATTCTGCAACAGATAATGACACTGACGTAGACGCCTTTTCAACAGCTGACACAGAGTTTGACGATGATGAATTCTTTGATTTCTCCGACATGGAGTCAGGCGATGGAGACAATGAAAG GATCTCAGGACCAACAAACGAACTGGACAGAACGCtcgctgaaacagacaaactAATTGAAGCATCGGAACTACGTCCAGGTAGCGAGTGTGAAGAGGCTCTTAGTACACTACGTAATCTACTTGTTAAATATCCAGATAATATTGAAGTTATATGGAGGCTGGCAAGAGCTTGTCACAGATGCTCCACAAATGCTACGGAGACAAGTAAAAAGCTCGCTCTTATCGTCGAAG GTCTCAAGCCTTGCGAAAGATTTGAAGAAGCAGACAGCGCAGACTTTCACAAGTGGTATGCAATATTGATAGGATCACACGGAATGTTTCTTTCtactaaagaaaaaatagaaggTGGCTACCGCTTCAAAAAACATCTCAACAAAGCATTAGAAATCAGACCAGAAGACCCGGTACTTCATCATTTATCGGGAAGGTTCAAATTTGAAGTTGCTGGCTTAACCTGGATTGAGAGAAAG GTTGCGTCAACATTGTTCGCAGAACCTCCAAGTGCAACTTACGAGGAAGCGATTGTTGATTTTGAACGTGCCGAAGAATTGACGATAAAGCCATTTAAAGATAACAAATTACTTCTCGGTAAATGTTATGTAGCAGTTGGGCGTTATCAAGATGCAATCAGATGGTTCGAAGAAACTAGCAACATTCCGACAGTTAGCGAAGAAGACCGTGTTTCGCAAAATGAGGCCGATCAACTTTTATCAAAATACTCTAAATATCGTTCATAA
- the LOC107221528 gene encoding histone H2A: MSGRGKGGKVKGKSKSRSSRAGLQFPVGRIHRLLRKGNYAERVGAGAPVYLAAVMEYLAAEVLELAGNAARDNKKTRIIPRHLQLAIRNDEELNKLLSGVTIAQGGVLPNIQAVLLPKKTEKKA, translated from the coding sequence ATGTCTGGACGCGGAAAAGGAGGCAAAGTCAAGGGAAAATCAAAGTCTCGTTCCAGTCGAGCTGGTCTACAATTTCCCGTTGGTCGTATTCACCGATTACTTCGCAAGGGAAATTATGCTGAGCGTGTTGGTGCTGGGGCACCGGTCTACCTTGCTGCAGTGATGGAATACTTGGCTGCTGAAGTCCTTGAATTGGCGGGTAACGCAGCTCGTGACAACAAGAAGACCAGAATCATCCCTCGACACTTGCAGTTGGCCATTCGCAATGACGAAGAATTGAACAAACTTCTCTCAGGTGTTACCATCGCTCAGGGAGGTGTCTTGCCCAACATCCAAGCTGTTCTTTTGCCGAAGAAAACCGAGAAGAAAGCTTAA
- the LOC107221530 gene encoding histone H2B.3 — translation MPPKASGKAAKKAGKAQKNISKGDKKKKRKRKESYAIYIYKVLKQVHPDTGISSKAMSIMNSFVNDIFERIAAESSRLAHYNKRSTITSREIQTAVRLLLPGELAKHAVSEGTKAVTKYTSSK, via the coding sequence ATGCCTCCTAAAGCAAGTGGCAAGGCAGCGAAGAAGGCCGGAAAGGCACAGAAGAACATTTCAAAGGGTGACAAGAAAAAGAAGCGCAAGAGGAAGGAGAGTTATGCTATCTATATCTACAAAGTTTTGAAGCAGGTCCACCCCGACACTGGTATTTCAAGCAAAGCCATGAGCATCATGAATAGCTTCGTCAACGACATTTTCGAGCGCATTGCTGCCGAATCATCACGTCTCGCTCACTACAACAAACGCTCGACAATAACTTCTCGGGAGATTCAAACTGCTGTCAGACTTCTACTTCCTGGAGAACTCGCCAAGCACGCTGTCAGTGAAGGTACCAAGGCGGTCACCAAATACACCAGCTCCAAATAA
- the LOC107221556 gene encoding ribosomal RNA processing protein 1 homolog, which yields MSVKKIQRKPKHVLPKIKRFVQEFKNRKPQKNEVQKSAKNKKTLVIAHEIKFAKLLAGNDKKVRDKVLKNLRKWLTVRSESTFAFEEQDFMRLWKGLYYCMWMSDKPLIQEELAESLSKLVHCFNNKDTALLYIKCTLLSLATEWFGIDQYRLDKFQMLVRRILRQTFEMCKKKLWNRDWVNGVTKIIEDLLVKSKATIGFSLHVTELYMEELAKVSGGDVPEDVVVEFVRPFAVHLATMNDEREIRHVMKHVFRYLIFQSDPGLDYMEKFEAWRHAGFPDGDIESMQKVEEDESDEDEPDEDDNEQKSDFDDDHQIDNIEERPLDPRAGRVDVDLPQLPVNGKAIADMVMNYRFHPLSTTKSRRQIVRVAKEYNELSEGNMPLGIKKVKIHEGSKSETSSKSAAWRLLKFEQKLYSDTIRRKRKKKTSEVIEEDPNSEQDSDFEIKKIKSENATKAKKRNAKKSTSVEHISEYESVEASPRKVKSNAVESSKKRKRSAKIRDDGDVTTITDTPKKKKLKGVKKPSLQNGDSSDANKSIQNASKITKHKPLKDDGKLSNPEPSTLIKKSLIKNGLKKVKRYSSEGNWSVSADISSTSPSISNLRVPTTSLQDNSKSVKKSQPNRALSWLTPVRKKESIKQSSTRISTNNATSFTTPEAQAIKNLSSSSSKKKVKIDLQKNTAQHTSDYRLQLKKSPAIPFDANRKPSVGVLKPSPIQSPVNPFYKQNFK from the exons atgtcggtgaaaaaaatacagaggAAACCGAAGCACGTGTTGCCGAAAATCAAACGTTTCGTGCAGGAGttcaaaaatagaaaaccGCAGAAGAACGAAGTACAAAAGTCAgcgaagaacaaaaaaacctTGGTCATTGctcatgaaataaaatttgccaAACTACTTGCTGGTAATGACAAAAAAGTTAGAGACAAGGTGCTGAAGAACCTAAGAAAATGGTTAACTGTGCGATCCGAGAGCACCTTTG CCTTCGAGGAACAAGATTTCATGAGGTTGTGGAAGGGCCTCTATTACTGCATGTGGATGTCGGATAAACCATTGATTCAAGAAGAGCTAGCAGAGTCGCTTAGTAAACTCGTACATTGTTTCAATAATAAAGATACTGCTCTGCTTTATATTAAATGTACCTTACTGTCTCTTGCAACTGAATGGTTTGGAATTGATCAGTACAGATTAGACAAATTCCAAATG TTGGTACGAAGAATCCTTCGacaaacttttgaaatgtgtAAAAAGAAACTATGGAATCGGGATTGGGTTAACGGAGTTACAAAGATAATTGAAGATCttttagtaaaatcaaaaGCTACCATAGGTTTTAGTTTGCATGTAACTGAATTGTACATGGAAGAATTGGCAAAG GTGAGTGGAGGCGATGTACCAGAAGATGTTGTTGTAGAATTTGTCAGGCCCTTTGCAGTGCACTTGGCAACTATGAACGACGAAAGAGAAATACGGCATGTCATGAAACACGTTTTTAGGTACCTAATTTTTCAATCCGATCCCGGCTTGGATTACATGGAAAAGTTCGAAGCTTGGAGACAC GCAGGTTTTCCTGATGGAGACATTGAATCAATGcaaaaagtagaagaagatGAATCTGACGAAGATGAACCTGACGAAGATGATAACGAACAGAAAAGTGATTTTGATGATGATCATCAGATTGATAATATAGAGGAAAGACCATTGGATCCGCGAGCTGGAAGAGTCGATGTTGATTTACCCCAATTACCAGTTAATGGTAAAGCCATTGCTGATATGGTTATGAACTACAGATTTCATCCGTTGTCTACAACAAAGTCTCGACGGCAAATAGTTAGGGTAGCTAAAGA GTATAATGAGTTGTCTGAAGGCAACATGCCATTAGGTAttaagaaagtgaaaattcacGAGGGTTCCAAATCTGAAACTAGTTCAAAGAGTGCAGCATGGAGATTATTgaagtttgaacaaaaacttTATTCTGATACTATCAGACGtaaacgtaagaaaaaaactagCGAAGTGATAGAAGAGGATCCAAATTCCGAGCAAGATTCTGATttcgaaatcaaaaaaataaagtctGAAAATGCTACCAAGGCGAAGAAACGAAATGCAAAAAAGAGCACATCAGTGGAGCACATATCAGAGTATGAAAGCGTCGAAGCTAGCCCTCGCAAAGTAAAGTCAAATGCAGTAGAATCTtctaaaaaaaggaaaagaagtgCAAAGATAAGAGATGACGGAGATGTAACCACAATTACCGACActccaaaaaagaaaaagttgaaaggGGTAAAAAAACCATCTCTGCAAAATGGTGACTCGTCCGATGCAAATAAGAGTATTCAAAACGCGAGTAAAATTACCAAACACAAGCCGCTTAAGGATGATGGCAAATTATCCAATCCCGAGCCTTCTACGCTAATAAAGAAATCTCTTATCAAGAATGGATTAAAGAAAGTAAAGAGATACAGTTCTGAGGGGAATTGGAGCGTTTCAGCGGATATTAGTTCAACGTCACCGTCAATATCAAATCTTCGTGTTCCAACTACTAGTTTACAGGATAATTCAAAATCAGTCAAAAAGTCACAACCGAACAGGGCATTATCCTGGTTGACACCAGTGAGGAAAAAGGAGTCAATAAAACAGTCT AGCACACGGATTTCCACCAATAATGCAACCAGTTTCACCACACCAGAAGCACAAGCAatcaaaaatctttcgtcgTCCTCTTCcaaaaagaaagtgaaaatagaTCTTCAGAAAAATACAGCTCAGCACACGTCGGATTATAGGCTTCAGTTGAAAAAAAGCCCTGCCATACCTTTTGACGCCAACCGAAAGCCTTCTGTGGGCGTACTCAAACCCAGTCCGATACAAAGTCCAGTAAATCCATTTTATAAACAGAATTTTAAATAG